One Azospirillum sp. TSA2s genomic region harbors:
- a CDS encoding metalloregulator ArsR/SmtB family transcription factor, producing the protein MDDLLATLKAAAETTRLRLLALCAHGELTVTELTQILGQSQPRVSRHLKLLCDAGLLDRFREGTFAFYRLAEKGQSAELARVLVAAIPADDPTLILDLERLDAIKRARSETAAAYFRENAARWHEIRSLHVAEGEVEAALLRLFPEEGVEELLDIGTGTGRMLEVLAGRVHRAIGVDQSREMLAVARNRLEEAGLRHCHVRQADMYQLPFPSGSFDAAVIHQVLHYTESPAGVLAEAARVLRPGGLLLVVDFAPHHLEALREEHAHRRLGFSDAEVAGWCRQSGLDCGPVVHLPGDPLTVSIWPATRIAAGAQIPSPQVQKPAHSLSGVPS; encoded by the coding sequence ATGGACGATCTGCTTGCGACGCTGAAGGCGGCGGCCGAAACGACCCGGCTCAGGCTGCTTGCGCTCTGCGCGCATGGCGAACTGACGGTGACGGAGCTGACCCAGATCCTGGGCCAGAGCCAGCCGCGCGTCTCGCGCCATCTGAAGCTTCTGTGCGATGCCGGACTGCTCGACCGCTTCCGCGAGGGCACCTTCGCCTTCTACCGCCTCGCCGAGAAGGGGCAGTCGGCCGAGCTGGCGCGGGTGCTGGTCGCCGCCATCCCCGCCGACGATCCCACCCTGATCCTGGATCTGGAGCGGCTGGACGCCATCAAGCGCGCCCGGTCGGAGACCGCCGCCGCCTATTTCCGTGAGAATGCCGCGCGCTGGCACGAAATCCGCTCCCTTCACGTTGCGGAAGGCGAGGTCGAGGCCGCCCTGCTGCGCCTGTTCCCGGAAGAGGGGGTGGAGGAACTGCTGGATATCGGCACCGGCACCGGAAGAATGCTGGAGGTGCTGGCCGGGCGCGTCCATCGCGCGATCGGGGTAGACCAGTCGCGCGAGATGCTGGCCGTCGCCCGCAACCGGCTGGAGGAGGCGGGCCTGCGCCACTGCCATGTCCGGCAGGCCGACATGTACCAGCTGCCGTTCCCGTCCGGCTCCTTCGACGCCGCTGTGATCCATCAGGTGCTGCATTATACCGAATCGCCGGCCGGCGTCCTGGCCGAGGCGGCGCGGGTCCTGCGCCCCGGCGGCCTGCTGCTGGTCGTCGATTTCGCCCCCCATCATCTGGAAGCCCTGCGCGAGGAGCATGCGCACCGCCGCCTGGGCTTCTCGGACGCCGAGGTCGCCGGCTGGTGCCGCCAGTCGGGCCTGGATTGCGGCCCGGTGGTGCATCTGCCGGGCGATCCCCTCACCGTTTCGATCTGGCCGGCCACCCGTATTGCGGCCGGCGCGCAAATTCCTTCCCCGCAAGTCCAAAAGCCAGCCCACTCGCTCAGCGGAGTTCCGTCATGA
- a CDS encoding phospholipid-binding protein MlaC, whose product MTVDKVAATATFRPIMLTRRQFVASAALLAVSGWAGHSLISPAAAQSADQGAASFIQKLGNDAIATFSDKSLSRDQAIQRFRKLLYAGFDVPYIGRWVLGRYWNSANEAQRSEYQKLFEQLIVNTYAERFVEYSGETFKITGVTPAGESDSMVTTQIVRPNGPPVNVSWRVRKVGADYKIIDVVVENVSMGVTQRQEFASVIEQNGGRVDGLIQALRQKVGRTG is encoded by the coding sequence ATGACCGTTGACAAAGTCGCCGCAACAGCCACCTTTCGCCCCATCATGCTGACACGCCGCCAGTTTGTCGCGTCCGCTGCCCTGCTCGCGGTGAGCGGTTGGGCCGGGCACTCTCTCATCTCCCCCGCCGCAGCGCAGAGCGCGGACCAGGGGGCAGCCTCGTTCATCCAGAAACTGGGGAACGACGCCATCGCAACCTTCTCGGACAAGAGCCTGTCGCGCGATCAGGCGATCCAGCGCTTCCGCAAGCTGCTGTACGCCGGCTTCGACGTGCCGTACATCGGGCGTTGGGTGCTGGGCCGCTACTGGAACAGTGCCAACGAGGCGCAGCGGTCCGAGTACCAGAAGCTGTTCGAACAGCTGATCGTCAACACCTATGCCGAGCGTTTCGTCGAATATTCGGGCGAGACCTTCAAGATCACCGGCGTCACCCCGGCCGGTGAATCGGACAGCATGGTGACGACGCAGATCGTCCGCCCCAACGGCCCGCCGGTGAATGTCAGCTGGCGTGTCCGCAAGGTCGGCGCCGATTACAAGATCATCGACGTGGTGGTGGAGAATGTCAGCATGGGCGTGACCCAGCGGCAGGAATTCGCCTCCGTCATCGAACAGAATGGCGGCCGCGTCGACGGCCTGATCCAGGCGTTGCGCCAGAAGGTCGGCCGCACCGGCTGA
- a CDS encoding HEPN domain-containing protein, translating into MVAAWLAVVDEDIRAIRACLVGSAVKSAAYHCQQAAEKLVKAVLVSLGRHPRKQHNIVVLLDDVPPDHPLRATLLPLERFTIFAAAFRYPSMDVFDSPPDEPDPADVSRWLAEIEQVRATVSAFLEVRT; encoded by the coding sequence GTGGTCGCCGCCTGGCTGGCGGTGGTGGACGAGGACATCCGCGCGATCCGCGCCTGCCTCGTCGGCTCAGCGGTCAAATCGGCGGCCTACCATTGCCAACAGGCGGCGGAGAAGCTGGTCAAGGCGGTTCTGGTCTCGCTCGGCCGCCATCCGCGCAAGCAACACAACATCGTCGTGTTGTTGGACGATGTGCCGCCGGACCACCCCTTGCGTGCGACCTTGCTGCCGTTGGAGCGTTTCACCATCTTCGCCGCCGCCTTCCGTTATCCGAGCATGGATGTTTTCGACAGCCCGCCGGATGAGCCCGATCCCGCCGATGTGTCCCGTTGGCTGGCTGAAATCGAACAGGTCCGGGCAACGGTTTCCGCTTTTCTGGAGGTGAGGACGTAG
- a CDS encoding DUF29 domain-containing protein — protein sequence MDSRIGYDTDFYAWTQEQARLLREAATERSNSPIDWEHIAEELDIMGGQVKDAIRSHLATVIEHLLKLEQSPDPYPRRKWRISATKARRHLQDKLEEHPSLQRWPAEILEKAWLDGRDDACQDDSIAIDALPKECPYALEDLRDPDWWPVNRHGLEG from the coding sequence ATGGACAGCCGGATCGGGTACGACACGGACTTCTACGCCTGGACCCAGGAACAGGCGAGGCTGCTGCGCGAAGCGGCGACCGAACGCTCCAACTCGCCCATTGATTGGGAGCACATCGCCGAGGAGCTCGACATCATGGGCGGTCAGGTCAAGGACGCGATCCGCAGCCATCTGGCCACGGTGATCGAGCATCTCCTGAAGCTGGAGCAGTCGCCCGATCCCTATCCACGCCGGAAGTGGCGGATCTCCGCGACCAAGGCCCGTCGCCATCTGCAGGACAAGTTGGAGGAGCATCCAAGCCTGCAGCGCTGGCCCGCCGAAATCCTGGAGAAGGCGTGGCTCGACGGCCGCGACGACGCCTGCCAGGACGACAGCATCGCCATCGACGCGCTGCCGAAGGAGTGCCCCTACGCTCTGGAGGATCTGCGCGATCCCGACTGGTGGCCGGTGAACCGGCATGGGCTGGAGGGCTAA
- a CDS encoding nucleotidyltransferase domain-containing protein: MGTVDARNDEKLQRLLDRIVPALEPEAVYLFGSRARGDFDEDSDYDLLVIVPDDAPKERRSMATAFEASRQSRVPADIIPCSRTGFERYKDSVGTLYYEANHHGVQVYGR; this comes from the coding sequence ATGGGCACGGTCGACGCACGGAACGACGAAAAGCTGCAACGCCTGCTGGACCGGATCGTCCCGGCCCTGGAGCCGGAAGCCGTCTACCTGTTCGGCAGTCGGGCGCGCGGCGATTTCGATGAGGACAGCGATTACGATCTGCTGGTGATCGTTCCGGACGATGCGCCGAAGGAACGGCGGTCGATGGCCACCGCTTTCGAGGCGAGCCGGCAATCCCGGGTTCCGGCTGACATCATTCCCTGCTCCCGCACCGGATTCGAACGCTACAAGGACTCGGTGGGAACGCTCTATTACGAGGCGAACCACCACGGGGTGCAGGTCTATGGTCGATAG
- the metH gene encoding methionine synthase, protein MAHILDTLRDRVLLCDGGFGSRIQALDLDVEKDYWGHENCTDILPLSRPDIVRDIHRGYFEAGADMVETDTFGASPVTLGEFGISEKAFEINQRAVELAREAAESFKDGQPRFVIGSIGPGTKLPSLGHIAYQPAEDSFYVQAGGLIAGGADAILVETCQDPLQIKAAVNGIKRARAEAKSDTPVFVQVTVETTGTLLVGTDIAAAATVIQALDVPLMGLNCATGPLEMSEHVRWLSQNWPGLISVQPNAGLPELVDGKTHYPLRADDFAHWLERFVSEDGVNLVGGCCGTNVPHIAAANQMLRKLAPAGSHRPAPKGRTVHWVPAVASLYSQVTLRQENAFFAIGERCNANGSKKWRELQEKNDWDGCVEMAREQVKEGSHALDVCTAFVGRDEVAEMNAVMSRFVGSVTAPLVVDSTEYGVLEQALALYGGKAILNSINFEDGEEPARKRLALAKKFGAAVIALTIDEEGMAKTPDRKLAIAKRLYDLAVNEYGLAPSDLLFDPLTFTIATGNEDDRKLAIWTLEGIEAIAREMPGCQIILGLSNVSFGLNAAARHVLNSVFLDHAVKKGMTGAIVHVSKILPLHQIPSIEVKTAEDLIFDRRAPDNGDGGYDPLHAFIALFEGRKAADAKKKARAETVEERLKERIVDGDRTGLEDDLAEAMKTHPPLEIINTYLLDGMKVVGELFGAGKMQLPFVLQSAETMKAAVAWLEPHMEKVEGQQKGTLVLATVKGDVHDIGKNLVDIILTNNGYKVVNLGIKQPVTAIIQAAKEHKATAIGMSGLLVKSTVVMRENLEEMTREGLEVPVLLGGAALTRAYVEGDCVASYGSGRVAYAGDAFDGLTLMDKVVEGSFDQQLAIQQAKRAGKATNRRRVLGQATSAATGPVDKDAVRARRHRLAEGVPVPTPPFWGPKLIDHVPLKTLVTYLNERMLYQLQWGYRKDGKSFEEFKEWSKKELRPVLDRILQIAAKEEILRPTAVYGYWKAAADGNDVILFEEDGSTEAARFTLPRQAKEDGECIADFLRDVTDPERDVIGLQVVTMGQHCAEVARAWFAENRYQDYLYLHGLSVEMTEAMAEYVHARIRAELGYGAEDSRDKEKLLQQSYRGSRYSFGYPACPNLKDQEQLLKLLDAGRIGIEMSDEDQLHPEQSTSAIVLHHPRAKYFSV, encoded by the coding sequence ATGGCCCACATCCTCGACACCCTGCGTGACCGCGTTCTGCTTTGTGACGGCGGGTTCGGCAGCCGCATCCAGGCGCTCGACCTCGACGTCGAGAAGGATTACTGGGGGCACGAGAACTGCACCGACATCCTGCCCCTGTCGCGCCCGGACATCGTCCGCGACATCCATCGCGGCTATTTCGAAGCCGGCGCCGACATGGTGGAGACCGACACCTTCGGCGCCTCGCCGGTGACGCTGGGTGAGTTCGGCATCTCCGAGAAGGCTTTCGAGATCAACCAGCGTGCGGTCGAACTGGCGCGCGAGGCGGCCGAGAGCTTCAAGGACGGCCAGCCGCGCTTCGTCATCGGCTCGATCGGGCCGGGCACCAAGCTGCCCAGCCTGGGGCACATCGCCTATCAGCCGGCGGAGGACAGCTTCTATGTCCAGGCCGGAGGCCTGATCGCCGGCGGGGCCGACGCCATCCTGGTCGAGACCTGCCAGGATCCCCTGCAGATCAAGGCCGCCGTCAACGGCATCAAGCGCGCGCGGGCCGAGGCCAAGTCCGACACCCCCGTCTTCGTTCAGGTCACCGTCGAGACCACCGGCACGCTGCTGGTCGGCACCGACATCGCCGCGGCGGCAACCGTCATCCAGGCGCTGGACGTGCCGCTGATGGGCCTGAACTGCGCGACCGGCCCGCTGGAGATGAGCGAGCATGTGCGCTGGCTGTCGCAGAACTGGCCGGGCCTGATCTCGGTCCAGCCGAATGCCGGCCTGCCCGAACTGGTGGACGGCAAGACGCACTACCCGCTGCGTGCCGACGACTTCGCCCACTGGCTGGAGCGCTTCGTGTCGGAGGACGGGGTCAACCTCGTCGGCGGCTGCTGCGGCACCAACGTCCCGCACATCGCCGCGGCGAACCAGATGCTGCGCAAGCTGGCCCCGGCCGGCTCGCACCGCCCGGCGCCGAAAGGCCGCACCGTCCATTGGGTGCCGGCGGTGGCCTCGCTCTACAGTCAGGTCACGCTGCGCCAGGAGAACGCGTTTTTCGCCATCGGCGAACGCTGCAATGCCAACGGCTCCAAGAAGTGGCGCGAGCTGCAGGAGAAGAACGACTGGGACGGCTGCGTCGAGATGGCGCGCGAGCAGGTGAAGGAAGGCAGCCACGCGCTCGACGTCTGCACCGCCTTCGTCGGCCGTGACGAGGTGGCGGAGATGAACGCGGTGATGTCGCGCTTCGTCGGCTCCGTCACGGCGCCGCTGGTGGTTGATTCGACCGAATACGGCGTGCTGGAGCAGGCGCTGGCGCTCTATGGCGGCAAGGCGATCCTGAACTCGATCAACTTCGAGGATGGCGAGGAGCCGGCGCGCAAGCGTCTGGCGCTCGCCAAGAAGTTCGGCGCCGCCGTCATCGCCCTGACCATCGACGAAGAGGGTATGGCGAAGACGCCGGACCGCAAGCTCGCCATCGCCAAGCGGCTCTACGATCTGGCGGTGAACGAGTACGGCCTCGCCCCGTCCGACCTGCTGTTCGATCCGCTGACCTTCACCATCGCCACCGGCAACGAGGACGACCGCAAGCTCGCGATCTGGACGCTGGAGGGCATCGAGGCGATCGCCCGCGAGATGCCCGGCTGCCAGATCATCCTGGGCCTGTCCAACGTCTCCTTCGGCCTGAACGCGGCGGCGCGCCATGTGCTGAACTCGGTCTTCCTCGACCATGCGGTCAAGAAAGGCATGACCGGCGCCATCGTCCACGTCTCCAAGATCCTGCCGCTGCACCAGATCCCTTCGATCGAGGTCAAAACCGCCGAAGACCTGATCTTCGACCGCCGCGCACCCGATAATGGAGATGGGGGTTACGATCCTCTGCATGCCTTCATCGCCCTGTTCGAAGGCCGCAAGGCTGCCGACGCCAAGAAGAAGGCCCGCGCCGAGACCGTCGAGGAACGGCTGAAGGAGCGCATCGTCGACGGCGACCGCACTGGCCTTGAGGACGATCTGGCCGAGGCGATGAAGACCCATCCGCCGCTGGAGATCATCAACACCTACCTGCTCGACGGCATGAAGGTGGTCGGCGAACTGTTCGGCGCCGGCAAGATGCAGCTTCCCTTCGTTCTCCAGTCGGCGGAGACGATGAAGGCCGCCGTGGCGTGGCTGGAGCCGCACATGGAGAAGGTGGAGGGCCAGCAGAAGGGCACGCTGGTTCTCGCCACCGTGAAGGGCGACGTCCACGACATCGGCAAGAACCTCGTCGACATCATCCTGACCAACAACGGCTACAAGGTCGTCAACCTCGGCATCAAGCAGCCGGTCACCGCCATCATCCAGGCCGCCAAGGAGCACAAGGCGACCGCCATCGGCATGTCCGGCCTGCTGGTGAAGTCCACCGTGGTGATGCGCGAGAACCTGGAGGAGATGACGCGCGAGGGTCTGGAGGTGCCGGTGCTGCTCGGCGGCGCCGCGCTGACCCGCGCCTATGTCGAGGGCGACTGCGTGGCCTCCTACGGCTCCGGCCGCGTCGCTTACGCCGGTGACGCCTTCGACGGTCTGACCCTGATGGACAAGGTGGTGGAGGGCAGCTTCGACCAGCAGCTCGCCATCCAGCAGGCCAAGCGCGCCGGCAAGGCGACCAACCGCCGCCGCGTCCTGGGGCAGGCGACCAGCGCCGCCACCGGCCCGGTGGACAAGGACGCCGTCCGCGCCCGCCGCCATCGTCTGGCCGAGGGCGTGCCGGTGCCGACCCCGCCCTTCTGGGGGCCGAAGCTGATCGACCATGTGCCGCTGAAGACTCTGGTCACCTACCTGAACGAGCGCATGCTCTATCAGCTGCAATGGGGCTACCGGAAGGACGGCAAATCCTTCGAGGAGTTCAAGGAGTGGTCGAAAAAGGAGCTGCGGCCGGTGCTCGACCGCATCCTCCAGATCGCGGCGAAGGAGGAAATCCTGCGCCCGACCGCCGTCTACGGCTATTGGAAGGCGGCGGCCGACGGCAACGACGTCATCCTGTTCGAAGAGGACGGCTCGACCGAGGCCGCGCGCTTCACCTTGCCGCGTCAGGCCAAGGAGGATGGCGAGTGCATCGCCGACTTCCTGCGCGACGTGACCGATCCGGAGCGTGACGTCATCGGCCTGCAGGTCGTCACCATGGGCCAGCATTGCGCCGAGGTGGCGCGCGCGTGGTTCGCCGAGAACCGCTATCAGGACTATCTCTACCTGCACGGCCTGTCGGTGGAGATGACCGAGGCGATGGCGGAATATGTCCATGCCCGCATCCGTGCGGAGCTGGGCTATGGCGCCGAGGACAGCCGCGACAAGGAGAAGCTGCTGCAGCAATCCTATCGCGGCAGCCGCTACAGCTTCGGCTATCCGGCCTGCCCGAACCTGAAGGACCAGGAGCAGCTTCTGAAGCTGCTGGACGCCGGCCGCATCGGCATCGAGATGTCGGACGAGGACCAGCTGCATCCGGAACAGAGCACCTCGGCCATCGTCCTGCACCACCCGCGGGCCAAGTACTTCTCGGTGTGA
- the metF gene encoding methylenetetrahydrofolate reductase [NAD(P)H] yields MTAPISALPSISFEFFPPKSEKMEQSLWQSIRRLAPLSPSFVSVTYGAGGSTRERTHATVCRIQAETGIPAAAHFTCVGATREEIDAIARTYWDAGIRHLVALRGDPPETAGGVGGRYEPFPGGYAYAADLVAGMKRIADFEISVAAYPESHPEAPSAQFDLDNLKRKVDAGATRAITQFFFDNDAYFRFLDRCAAAGIHVPIVPGILPITNFARAVEFAGKCGASMPKKLAETFEGLDDDPETRQLVAATVAAEQCQALQAQGVNDFHFYTLNRSDLTIAICRMLGVKAKAVPAAAAVAG; encoded by the coding sequence ATGACCGCGCCCATTTCTGCGCTGCCCTCCATCAGCTTCGAGTTCTTCCCGCCCAAGTCGGAGAAGATGGAGCAGAGCCTGTGGCAGTCGATCCGGCGGCTGGCCCCGCTGTCGCCCAGCTTCGTGTCGGTGACCTACGGCGCCGGCGGCTCTACCCGCGAACGCACCCATGCCACCGTCTGCCGCATCCAGGCGGAAACCGGCATTCCGGCCGCCGCCCACTTTACCTGCGTCGGCGCCACCCGCGAGGAGATCGACGCGATCGCCCGCACCTATTGGGACGCCGGCATCCGCCATCTGGTGGCTCTGCGCGGTGACCCGCCGGAGACCGCCGGCGGCGTCGGCGGCCGGTACGAGCCGTTCCCCGGCGGCTATGCCTATGCCGCCGATCTGGTCGCGGGGATGAAGCGCATCGCCGATTTCGAGATCTCGGTCGCCGCATATCCGGAATCCCATCCGGAGGCGCCGAGCGCCCAGTTCGACCTCGACAACCTGAAGCGCAAGGTCGATGCTGGCGCCACCCGTGCCATCACCCAGTTCTTTTTCGACAACGACGCCTATTTCCGCTTTCTCGACCGCTGTGCCGCCGCCGGCATCCATGTGCCGATCGTCCCCGGCATCCTGCCGATCACCAACTTCGCCCGCGCTGTGGAGTTCGCCGGCAAGTGCGGCGCGTCGATGCCGAAGAAGCTGGCCGAGACCTTCGAGGGCCTGGACGACGACCCGGAAACCCGCCAGCTCGTCGCCGCGACCGTGGCCGCCGAGCAGTGTCAGGCGTTGCAGGCCCAGGGCGTGAATGACTTCCATTTCTACACGCTGAACCGGTCGGACCTGACCATCGCCATCTGTCGCATGCTGGGCGTCAAGGCGAAGGCCGTGCCCGCCGCGGCGGCGGTGGCGGGGTAG
- a CDS encoding pentapeptide repeat-containing protein, which yields MAERDPKEIDELRTIIQAHQAWLKRPSSGRRADLSFRDLSRLNLERVSLAGAKLAGANLSNTRMVKADLSQADLFGADMEAVNLTGAILTGADLRGANLHRALLTDANLRGADFRAGELVDSGGTDGSPTARGTGTTRLTEAKMERSILAGANFSGCDLTGADLNDADLTGAELTSAVLMGTDFCGANLDGAVFGNTVMDHATLTRTFIPFALPPDAIVRPSYTAMPVAEFLDLVERHERWVDSGGAEGARLDLDLVSVAGADLHGRTLAAARLRRCRLPGARLTKASLEMAELSYIDLDEADLRDAVLRGATLRRAYLAHTLMNGVDARPVPLAGGRNWPANFEGADFSDSDLRDSTMGPAVVRGAVFKNALTDRSGIDMPGASSPFPPPPPEERRRQKRFVRPGMVVHTDHGSFPARNWSVGGLCLLAVNQPYQRGQTFQARVVLADRQEVAAVANLVVLHRDEERGQLSVRFHQYGDDLKALLKTAFLEHQKMAG from the coding sequence ATGGCCGAACGCGATCCGAAAGAGATCGACGAACTCCGGACGATCATCCAGGCGCATCAGGCGTGGCTGAAGCGTCCGTCCAGCGGCCGGCGCGCCGACCTCAGCTTCCGCGACCTGTCGCGGCTGAACCTGGAGCGCGTGTCGCTGGCCGGCGCCAAGCTGGCCGGGGCCAATCTCAGCAACACCCGCATGGTGAAGGCAGACCTGTCGCAGGCCGATCTGTTCGGCGCCGACATGGAGGCGGTGAACCTGACCGGCGCCATCCTGACCGGCGCCGATCTGCGCGGCGCCAACCTGCACCGTGCGCTGCTGACCGACGCCAACCTGCGCGGCGCCGATTTCCGCGCCGGCGAACTGGTGGACAGCGGCGGAACGGACGGCAGCCCGACGGCCCGCGGCACCGGGACCACCCGACTGACCGAAGCGAAGATGGAACGGTCGATCCTGGCCGGCGCCAACTTCTCCGGCTGCGACCTGACCGGTGCCGACCTGAACGATGCCGACCTGACCGGGGCGGAACTGACCTCGGCCGTGCTGATGGGCACCGATTTCTGCGGCGCCAACCTGGACGGGGCCGTGTTCGGCAACACGGTGATGGACCACGCCACCCTGACCCGCACCTTCATCCCCTTCGCCCTGCCCCCCGACGCCATCGTCCGGCCCAGCTACACCGCGATGCCGGTCGCCGAGTTCCTGGATCTGGTGGAGCGGCACGAACGCTGGGTCGACAGCGGCGGTGCGGAGGGGGCGCGGCTCGACCTCGACCTCGTGTCGGTGGCCGGGGCCGACCTGCATGGGCGGACGCTGGCGGCGGCCCGGCTGCGCCGCTGCCGCCTGCCCGGCGCCCGCCTGACCAAGGCCAGCCTGGAAATGGCGGAGCTGTCCTATATCGATCTGGACGAGGCCGACCTGCGCGACGCGGTGCTGCGCGGAGCAACCCTGCGCCGCGCCTATCTGGCGCACACGCTGATGAATGGTGTGGACGCCAGACCGGTGCCACTGGCCGGCGGCCGCAACTGGCCGGCCAATTTCGAAGGCGCCGACTTCTCGGACTCCGACCTGCGCGACTCCACCATGGGCCCGGCGGTGGTGCGGGGCGCCGTGTTCAAGAACGCGCTGACCGACCGGTCCGGCATCGACATGCCCGGCGCGTCCAGCCCCTTCCCCCCTCCCCCACCGGAAGAGCGGCGGCGGCAGAAGCGCTTCGTCCGGCCCGGCATGGTCGTCCACACCGACCATGGCAGCTTCCCGGCCCGCAACTGGTCGGTGGGCGGACTTTGCCTGCTGGCGGTCAACCAGCCCTACCAGCGCGGCCAGACCTTCCAGGCCCGCGTCGTTCTGGCCGACCGGCAGGAGGTGGCCGCCGTCGCCAACCTTGTCGTCCTGCATCGCGACGAGGAGCGCGGCCAGTTGTCCGTCCGCTTCCACCAATATGGCGACGACCTGAAGGCGCTGCTGAAGACCGCCTTCCTGGAGCACCAGAAGATGGCCGGCTGA
- a CDS encoding nucleotidyltransferase domain-containing protein yields MASIDAEHDEKLQILLDRIVPALEPEAVYLFGSRARGDFDEDSDYDLLVIVPDDAPKERRSIHYAYASKIGTGIPADIIPCTRTNYEASKDVVGTLSYKAKHEGVRVYGV; encoded by the coding sequence ATGGCGTCCATCGATGCAGAACATGACGAAAAGCTGCAAATCCTGCTGGACCGGATCGTGCCGGCCCTGGAGCCGGAAGCCGTCTACCTGTTCGGCAGCCGTGCCCGCGGCGATTTCGATGAGGACAGCGACTACGACCTGCTGGTGATCGTGCCGGACGACGCGCCGAAGGAGCGGCGGTCGATTCACTACGCGTATGCGTCGAAGATTGGTACTGGCATTCCGGCCGACATCATTCCCTGCACGCGCACCAATTACGAGGCGTCCAAGGACGTTGTCGGCACGTTGAGCTACAAGGCCAAGCATGAAGGAGTACGGGTCTATGGGGTCTAG
- a CDS encoding DUF29 domain-containing protein, giving the protein MDSRIGYDTDYLAWTEEQARLLREASRERINTPIDWENVAEEIESMGRSELRAVESALVRVIEHLLKLEYSPAGEPRGNWRRTVREQRDQAIDGLEDSPSLRGKIDCTKAYRRGRDYAAEGLEQDRLSADLMPADCPYSLEQLLDTGWWPTNRHGLA; this is encoded by the coding sequence ATGGACAGCCGGATCGGATACGACACCGATTACCTCGCCTGGACCGAGGAGCAGGCCCGCCTGCTGCGTGAAGCCTCGCGGGAGCGCATCAACACGCCCATCGACTGGGAGAATGTCGCAGAGGAGATCGAAAGCATGGGCCGGTCGGAATTGCGCGCGGTCGAAAGCGCGCTGGTCCGTGTGATCGAACATCTGCTGAAACTGGAATACTCGCCCGCAGGCGAACCGCGTGGCAACTGGCGCCGTACCGTCCGCGAGCAGCGCGACCAGGCAATCGACGGCCTGGAGGACAGCCCCAGCCTGCGCGGCAAGATCGACTGCACCAAGGCTTATCGGCGCGGTCGCGACTATGCGGCCGAAGGGCTGGAGCAGGACAGGCTGTCTGCCGATCTGATGCCTGCCGACTGCCCCTATTCGCTGGAACAGCTTCTCGACACCGGCTGGTGGCCCACCAACCGCCACGGCCTCGCCTGA
- a CDS encoding VacJ family lipoprotein produces the protein MKLASLSRSLLRTATVLAFALTATACATNPGDSGASDAAYRVSDPLEIPNRFVFAANEAADVLVIRPAAEVYVGVVPDPVREAVHNFIDNLMAPLYIANNLLQGNVEGASNATGRFLTNTILGVGGLADVASEAGIPHAPEDFGQTLAVWGVGDGPYLVLPLLGPSNLRDTAGYAVDTVGDPIRIWAYGTDHKGIYMTRGIVSAVDRRSEVLKEIDDLRRNSLDFYATVRSLYQQQRRAAINNNKADTTPEFPDFTTPPKP, from the coding sequence ATGAAGCTGGCCAGCCTTTCCCGCTCCCTCCTCCGTACGGCCACCGTCCTGGCCTTCGCCCTGACGGCCACCGCCTGCGCGACCAATCCGGGCGACTCGGGTGCTTCGGATGCGGCCTACCGGGTCAGCGATCCGCTGGAAATCCCCAACCGCTTCGTCTTCGCCGCCAACGAGGCGGCCGACGTCCTGGTGATCCGCCCGGCGGCGGAGGTCTATGTGGGTGTCGTGCCCGATCCGGTTCGCGAGGCGGTCCACAACTTCATCGACAACCTGATGGCGCCGCTCTACATCGCCAACAACCTGCTGCAGGGCAATGTCGAAGGGGCATCGAACGCCACCGGCCGCTTCCTGACCAACACCATCCTTGGCGTGGGCGGTCTCGCCGACGTCGCCAGCGAGGCGGGCATCCCGCACGCGCCGGAGGATTTCGGCCAGACCCTGGCGGTGTGGGGCGTCGGCGACGGCCCGTATCTGGTCCTGCCGCTGCTCGGCCCGTCGAACCTGCGCGACACCGCCGGCTATGCCGTCGACACCGTCGGCGACCCGATCCGCATCTGGGCCTACGGCACCGACCACAAGGGCATCTATATGACCCGCGGTATCGTCAGCGCCGTCGACCGCCGGTCGGAGGTGCTGAAGGAGATCGACGACCTGCGCCGCAACTCGCTGGACTTCTACGCCACCGTGCGCAGCCTGTACCAGCAGCAGCGCCGGGCGGCGATCAACAACAACAAGGCGGACACGACGCCGGAATTCCCGGATTTCACCACGCCGCCGAAGCCCTGA